The proteins below come from a single Caulobacter flavus genomic window:
- a CDS encoding 2OG-Fe(II) oxygenase produces MNLDWDRIAAELDARGWALTGPVLTPETCARTADLYAQETPFRSRVVMARHGFGRGEYKYFAYPLPEVVQRLRAGLYPPLAAIANDWMARLDETRRFPETLDDMLERCRAAGQARPTPLLLTYGAGDYNCLHQDLYGEHVFPLQAAFLLDQPGRDFEGGEFVIVEQRPRQQSAAQVVPLAQGEGVIFAVRERPAQGTRGVHRRILRHGVSEVRSGTRRTLGVIFHDAT; encoded by the coding sequence GTGAACCTGGACTGGGACCGCATCGCCGCCGAACTCGACGCCCGGGGCTGGGCCCTGACCGGCCCGGTGCTGACGCCGGAGACCTGCGCCCGGACGGCGGATCTCTACGCCCAGGAGACGCCGTTCCGCAGCCGGGTGGTCATGGCCCGCCACGGCTTCGGGCGCGGCGAGTACAAGTACTTCGCCTATCCCCTGCCCGAGGTCGTGCAGCGGCTTCGGGCGGGGCTCTATCCGCCTCTGGCCGCCATCGCCAACGACTGGATGGCGCGGCTGGACGAGACGCGCCGCTTTCCGGAGACGCTGGACGACATGCTGGAGCGCTGCCGCGCGGCTGGCCAGGCGCGCCCGACGCCGCTGCTGCTGACCTACGGCGCGGGCGACTACAACTGCCTGCACCAGGACCTCTACGGCGAGCACGTGTTTCCGCTGCAGGCGGCCTTCCTGCTCGACCAGCCGGGCCGCGACTTCGAGGGCGGCGAGTTCGTGATCGTCGAGCAGCGCCCCCGCCAGCAGTCGGCCGCCCAGGTCGTGCCCTTGGCCCAGGGCGAGGGGGTGATCTTCGCCGTGCGCGAACGGCCGGCGCAGGGAACACGCGGCGTGCATCGCCGCATCCTGCGCCACGGCGTCAGCGAGGTTCGAAGCGGAACGCGGCGGACGCTGGGCGTCATCTTCCACGACGCGACGTGA